In Apium graveolens cultivar Ventura chromosome 10, ASM990537v1, whole genome shotgun sequence, the following are encoded in one genomic region:
- the LOC141689020 gene encoding protein SMAX1-LIKE 3-like, whose translation MRAGGLTVQQALSVEASSVIKQAVQLARRRGHAQVTPLHVASIMLYSPTGFLRTACLESQTHSQPLQCKALELCFNVALNRLPASSSTGILGAPQHPSISNALVAAFKRAQAHQRRGSIENQQQPLLAVKIEIQQLIVSILNDPSVSRVMREAGFSSTLVKTKLEENVSLELCSPSPVSSTTNKSSSSKENNSLLAMSSQSSPTLGQEKVCKQIRVNDQARNEDVMSVIEKLMIKMIKSLVIIGEEVSTVEGVVKGVMDKVNQGDVPDALKEVKFISLPLFSFEKNSRGEVEQKLEDLIRCMKTFVEKGVVLYLGDLKWITDYRASNSGGTSNYYCSIEHMILELGRLSYGLGEGGRFWLMGIGSFQTYMKCKTGTPSLEGVWGLSPLTVPAAGLSLSLITDSYVQDKDTASKKAVGRSSLVLIEGSEEPQLTCCADCSANFETEAQSSRSTSSHGESTSSTLPSWLKDENKRRNGSDDQQNVRIRDLCRKWNSFCRSSHTQSHSYEKKVAFSSSILSPSSASFLYSDQQNPNFYPRSGKPWPAFEPNTTMYIPENGGLSNLSSTPNSTSSSNNMSMDYVKKFKEFNAENLKTLCSALEKTVPLQKDVIAEIAGTILQCRSGMLRRKEKRRCMNTAPKEETWLFIQGTGRDVKEKFARELAKVVFGSSPSNFISISLSHFSSTRADSVEDSRNKRTRDEQSCSLFGRLREAISLNPHRVFFIEDVEQTDYRSQMGIKRAIHSGIIRNADGEEVCLRDSIIILSCESLSSRSRACSPTTKQKTDRTEEEKSVSESEQTSPCTSLDLNILFEDDRAGATDMSTDDIGLVESVDRYVIFKML comes from the exons ATGAGGGCAGGAGGATTGACTGTCCAACAAGCTCTATCAGTGGAGGCATCAAGTGTAATCAAGCAAGCCGTGCAACTTGCGAGAAGGCGCGGTCATGCTCAAGTAACCCCACTTCATGTAGCTAGCATCATGCTCTATTCTCCAACTGGATTTCTCCGAACCGCTTGCCTTGAGTCTCAAACTCACTCCCAGCCTCTTCAGTGCAAAGCTCTTGAGCTTTGTTTCAACGTCGCCCTCAACCGCCTTCCTGCTTCTTCCTCCACTGGCATCTTAGGGGCTCCTCAACACCCTTCCATCTCTAACGCTCTTGTCGCCGCCTTTAAGCGAGCTCAAGCCCATCAGAGGCGGGGTTCCATTGAAAATCAACAGCAACCCCTTCTAGCTGTCAAGATCGAGATTCAACAGCTTATAGTCTCAATTTTAAATGATCCTAGTGTAAGTAGAGTCATGAGAGAAGCTGGATTTTCAAGTACCCTAGTGAAAACCAAATTAGAAGAGAATGTTTCTTTGGAACTATGCTCTCCATCTCCTGTTTCGAGTACTACGAACAAGTCTTCCTCCTCCAAGGAAAACAATAGCCTTTTAGCCATGTCATCTCAGTCTTCACCTACACTAGGTCAAGAAAAAGTATGTAAACAAATTAGGGTTAACGATCAAGCTAGAAATGAAGATGTGATGAGTGTGATAGAGAAGTTGATGATCAAGATGATTAAAAGCCTCGTAATTATCGGAGAAGAAGTATCTACCGTAGAGGGTGTTGTTAAAGGAGTGATGGACAAGGTCAACCAAGGGGATGTTCCTGATGCTTTGAAGGAAGTCAAGTTTATAAGTCTCCCACTTTTTTCATTTGAAAAAAATTCCAGAGGAGAGGTAGAGCAGAAGCTTGAGGACTTAATTAGGTGTATGAAAACCTTTGTCGAAAAAGGGGTTGTTTTGTACTTGGGAGACCTCAAATGGATTACTGATTATCGAGCAAGTAATTCTGGTGGGACGTCCAACTATTATTGTTCTATAGAGCACATGATTTTGGAGCTTGGAAGATTATCTTATGGATTAGGAGAGGGTGGAAGGTTTTGGCTTATGGGGATCGGATCTTTTCAAACATACATGAAATGTAAAACTGGAACCCCTTCACTTGAAGGTGTTTGGGGCCTAAGCCCCCTTACAGTTCCTGCTGCCGGTTTGAGCTTGAGTCTCATCACAGACAG CTATGTACAAGATAAAGATACAGCAAGCAAGAAAGCTGTTGGTAGATCTAGTTTGGTGCTGATTGAAGGTAGTGAGGAACCGCAGCTCACTTGCTGTGCTGATTGCTCGGCCAATTTTGAAACTGAAGCTCAAAGCTCCCGAAGCACTTCTTCTCACGGAGAATCTACAAGTTCAACCCTCCCTTCATGGCTCAAGGATGAAAACAAAAGACGGAATGGTAGTGATGATCAG CAAAATGTCCGGATCAGAGATTTATGCAGGAAATGGAATTCCTTTTGTAGGTCATCACATACACAATCTCATTCATATGAGAAAAAAGTCGCTTTTTCCTCGTCAATACTATCTCCTTCATCAGCATCTTTTTTATACAGTGACCaacaaaaccctaatttttacCCCAGGTCTGGAAAACCTTGGCCAGCCTTTGAACCAAATACCACAATGTACATCCCTGAAAATGGCGGGTTGTCCAATCTTAGTTCCACACCAAATTCTACTTCTTCCAGTAACAATATGAGTATGGACTACGTAAAAAAGTTCAAAGAGTTCAATGCTGAGAACTTAAAGACTCTATGCAGCGCCTTAGAAAAAACGGTCCCTTTGCAAAAAGATGTAATTGCGGAAATAGCTGGCACCATATTACAATGCAGGTCAGGAATGTTGAGAAGAAAAGAGAAAAGGAGATGTATGAATACAGCACCTAAAGAAGAGACTTGGTTGTTCATCCAAGGCACAGGTAGAGATGTCAAAGAGAAGTTTGCAAGAGAACTAGCTAAGGTTGTGTTTGGCTCTTCCCCTTCCAATTTTATATCTATTTCTCTTAGCCATTTCTCTTCTACGCGAGCGGACTCCGTCGAAGATTCAAGAAACAAAAGGACAAGAGATGAACAAAGCTGTAGTCTCTTTGGGAGATTAAGGGAAGCAATATCTCTTAATCCTCATAGAGTTTTCTTTATTGAAGATGTTGAGCAAACAGATTATCGCTCACAAATGGGAATAAAAAGGGCCATCCACAGCGGAATCATACGAAATGCAGATGGTGAGGAAGTTTGTCTCCGAGATTCTATTATAATTTTAAGTTGTGAAAGCCTCAGTTCTAGATCAAGAGCCTGCTCTCCAACTACTAAACAAAAAACTGATCGGACAGAAGAAGAGAAATCAGTTTCGGAATCAGAGCAGACCAGTCCTTGTACATCTTTGGATCTGAATATATTATTTGAAGATGATCGTGCTGGTGCTACAGATATGTCCACAGATGATATAGGTCTTGTGGAATCTGTCGACAGATATGTCATCTTTAAAATGCTGTAG